The nucleotide window CTTGGGATGGTCGGTTGCCCGCAAGATACGGTGTGCACGTCCAAGACTCCTCTACACCCATCTTCTCATACAGCCCCACGATTTCTAGCTGCTTCTGGGCGAAATCAGCAGATATCCCCATCTCCTTCCATCTCTGCCTGTCCATCGCTGTCGGGTTGGCAGTCGTTCTGGCCCTCACTCTCGTCCCCTGCGCCATGTCTGTGAGGAACTCGATCCCCGCGTCCCCTATCGTTTTGTACGAGACGCCACTGACGTGCGCTGAGCTTATCGGAACGAGACGGTCAGCGCCGAAGATGTCGCCGAGAGCGCAGAGTATCTCCATCGCCTTCCTTTCCCCGAAATGGCCGTTCTCCAACAACTCCTCCTGATCAGCCGTCAAGTGCAACGAATCACTCCTCTCGCAGCGTTTCCATCAGCACTCCCATTGCCACGTCCCGATTGGCTGGGTAAGCTCTCACTTTGGCAACAACTGATACCGCATCATCTTTCTCGGTCATCTCGATCGTGCCCTTGTATGCAGCCTGCTTTGAGAATCTCATGTGGAGACTCCCTTCCTCGTCCAATCTTCTGTTCAGCGAGGCGAGGATTCTCGAAAAGAGACCCACATCTCTGAGCTTCTCAAGGAAAGCTTCCAGGTCCTTTCTCTTGTTCAGGAAGACCGTGATCTTCACCACTGGGTTGCCGTGATGTCCCTTGAGTGTCTCGGTCTCCACCTTCTGAGCTCCTGAAACGAACCTCATGGCCGACTCCACTCTTGACTGGTCTTCAGTCGCGTGGGAGTACGTCCTCAACCTGACATTGTGCAGAATGTTCATTCGCCCAGCCCGCTGAGGTAGTCCTCTATGGATTTCCTGAAGTTCTCCAAGGTCCCTTCGTTCTCCACTCTGACATCCGCGGATTCGATTAGCGCACCCAAACCCCAAGCAGTTTCTCTCCTTTCTCTCCTGTCAAACTCGTCTCGTGACAGAATGTCGTCCTCTCTTCCTCGGGCGACGAGTCTTCGAAACCTTGTCTCGGGTGACGATCGGATGGCAACCAGTCTCAGGGAACCGCCAAAGCTATCCTGGAAGACTTTGAGCTCGGCATCGCTCCTCAACCCGTCTATCACACACTTCGATGATCGAACGAACGGAAGCGTCCTCCGAGCCCATACGTTTGGACCGTGGATCTTCCTCTCCTCGTCGGCCATGCCGCCAACGCTCGCATCGCTGAAAGGCAACCCCCTTCTCTGGGCCTCTTCCCTCA belongs to Candidatus Thermoplasmatota archaeon and includes:
- the fliE gene encoding flagellar hook-basal body complex protein FliE: MICVTGMPGCGKEEFIKVCSDHGYQITRMGDVVREEAQRRGLPFSDASVGGMADEERKIHGPNVWARRTLPFVRSSKCVIDGLRSDAELKVFQDSFGGSLRLVAIRSSPETRFRRLVARGREDDILSRDEFDRRERRETAWGLGALIESADVRVENEGTLENFRKSIEDYLSGLGE